A section of the Felis catus isolate Fca126 chromosome B2, F.catus_Fca126_mat1.0, whole genome shotgun sequence genome encodes:
- the CCN2 gene encoding CCN family member 2 yields MSAAGLGPVRCAFVLLFALCGRPAAGQDCGGPCQCAAAPAPRCPAGVSLVLDGCGCCRVCAKQLGELCTERDPCDPHKGLFCDFGSPANRKIGVCTAKDGAPCVFGGTVYRSGESFQSSCKYQCTCLDGAVGCVPLCSMDVRLPSPDCPFPRRVKLPGKCCEEWVCDEPKDHTVVGPALAAYRLEDTFGPDPTMIRANCLVQTTEWSACSKTCGMGISTRVTNDNAFCRLEKQSRLCMVRPCEADLEENIKKGKKCIRTPKISKPVKFELSGCTSVKTYRAKFCGVCTDGRCCTPHRTTTLPVEFKCPDGELMKKSMMFIKTCACHYNCPGDNDIFESLYYRKMYGDMA; encoded by the exons ATGTCCGCCGCCGGCCTGGGCCCGGTCCGCTGCGCCTTCGTGCTCCTGTTCGCCCTCTGCGGCCGG CCCGCCGCCGGCCAGGACTGCGGCGGCCCGTGCCAGTGTGCGGCCGCGCCGGCGCCGCGCTGCCCCGCCGGCGTCAGCCTCGTGCTGGACGGCTGCGGCTGCTGCCGCGTGTGCGCCAAGCAGCTGGGCGAGCTGTGCACGGAGCGCGACCCCTGCGACCCACACAAGGGCCTCTTCTGCGACTTCGGCTCCCCGGCCAACCGCAAGATCGGCGTGTGCACCG ccAAAGATGGTGCCCCCTGCGTCTTCGGAGGGACCGTGTACCGGAGCGGCGAGTCCTTCCAGAGCAGCTGCAAATACCAGTGCACTTGCCTGGACGGGGCGGTGGGCTGCGTGCCCCTGTGCAGCATGGACGTCCGCCTGCCCAGCCCTGACTGCCCCTTCCCGCGGAGGGTCAAGCTGCCCGGGAAATGCTGCGAGGAGTGGGTGTGCGACGAGCCCAAGGACCACACCGTGGTTGGCCCTGCCCTCGCCG CTTACCGACTGGAAGACACATTTGGCCCAGACCCAACTATGATCCGGGCCAACTGCCTGGTCCAGACCACAGAGTGGAGCGCCTGTTCCAAGACCTGTGGGATGGGCATCTCCACCCGGGTTACCAATGACAACGCCTTCTGCAGGTTGGAGAAGCAGAGCCGCCTGTGCATGGTCAGGCCTTGCGAAGCCGACCTGGAAGAGAACATTAAG AAGGGCAAAAAGTGCATCCGTACCCCCAAAATCTCCAAGCCTGTCAAGTTTGAGCTTTCTGGCTGTACCAGCGTGAAGACTTACCGGGCTAAGTTCTGTGGCGTGTGCACAGATGGCCGGTGCTGCACCCCACACAGAACCACGACTCTGCCTGTGGAGTTCAAGTGCCCCGACGGGGAGCTCATGAAGAAGAGTATGATGTTCATCAAGACCTGTGCCTGCCATTACAACTGTCCTGGAGACAACGACATCTTTGAGTCCCTGTACTACAGGAAGATGTATGGAGACATGGCCTAA